One genomic segment of Pongo abelii isolate AG06213 chromosome 13, NHGRI_mPonAbe1-v2.0_pri, whole genome shotgun sequence includes these proteins:
- the LOC100438650 gene encoding olfactory receptor 1N2 yields MGKPGRVNQTTVSDFLLLGLSERPEEQPLLFGIFLSMYLVTMVGNLLIILAISSDPHLHTPMYCFLANLSLTDACFTSASIPKMLANIHTQSQTISYSGCLAQLYFLLMFGGLDNCLLAVMAYDRYVAICQPLHYSTSMSPQLCALMLGVCWVLTNCPALMHTLLLTRVAFCAQKAIPHFYCDPSALLKLACSDTHVNELMIITMGLLFLTVPLLLIVFSYVRIFWAVFGISSPGGRWKAFSTCGSHLTVVLLFYGSLMGVYLLPPSTYSTERESRAAVLYMVIIPMLNPFIYSLRNRDMKEALGKLFGSGKTFFLHLDV; encoded by the coding sequence ATGGGAAAACCAGGCAGAGTGAACCAAACCACTGTTTCAGACTTCCTCCTTCTAGGACTCTCTGAGCGGCCAGAGGAGCAGCCTCTTCTGTTTGGCATCTTCCTCAGCATGTACCTGGTCACCATGGTGGGGAACCTGCTCATTATCCTGGCCATCAGCTCTGACCCACACCTCCATACTCCCATGTACTGCTTTCTGGCCAACCTGTCATTAACTGATGCCTGTTTCACTTCTGCCTCAATCCCCAAAATGCTGGCCAACATTCATACCCAGAGTCAGACCATCTCCTATTCTGGGTGTCTTGCACAGCTATATTTCCTCCTTATGTTTGGTGGCCTTGACAACTGCCTGCTGGCTGTGATGGCATATGACCGCTATGTGGCCATCTGCCAGCCACTCCATTACAGCACATCTATGAGTCCCCAGCTCTGTGCACTAATGCTGGGTGTGTGCTGGGTGCTAACCAACTGTCCTGCCCTGATGCACACACTGTTGCTGACCCGCGTGGCTTTCTGTGCCCAGAAAGCCATCCCCCATTTCTACTGTGATCCCAGTGCTCTCCTGAAGCTTGCCTGCTCAGATACCCATGTAAACGAGCTGATGATCATCACCATGGGCTTGCTGTTCCTCACTGTTCCCCTCCTGCTGATCGTCTTCTCCTATGTCCGCATTTTCTGGGCTGTGTTTGGCATCTCATCTCCTGGAGGGAGATGGAAGGCCTTCTCTACCTGTGGTTCTCATCTCACGGTAGTTCTGCTCTTCTATGGGTCTCTTATGGGTGTGTATTTACTTCCTCCATCAACTTACTCTACAGAGAGGGAAAGTAGGGCTGCTGTTCTCTACATGGTGATTATTCCCATGCTAAACCCATTCATTTATAGCTTGAGGAACAGAGACATGAAGGAGGCTTTGGGTAAACTTTTTGGCAGCGGGAAAACATTCTTTTTACACTTAGACGTCTAG